In one Candidatus Desulfatibia profunda genomic region, the following are encoded:
- a CDS encoding V-type ATP synthase subunit D, with product MADKPKFNKTALKAQRDALAKYEKFLPILLLKKMQLQLVLRQLEPVLEGKRRELEDIVAGIKPWAGLLSEATIDMEDFLQIDEVRIKKDNIAGVEVPEFDGVLFKEILYSLFATPAWMDKALQVLRRMVAAREELRVLQEKEALLREELRTTTQRVNLFEKKLIPELKENIRKIKIFLGDEETAAVGRAKLAKAKLVLKKKEVAYA from the coding sequence ATGGCGGACAAACCCAAGTTCAACAAGACGGCGCTGAAGGCCCAGCGGGATGCGCTGGCCAAGTATGAAAAGTTTTTGCCCATTCTGCTTTTAAAGAAAATGCAGCTTCAGCTTGTTCTGCGCCAGTTGGAACCGGTGCTGGAAGGTAAGCGCCGGGAGTTGGAAGATATTGTTGCGGGAATCAAGCCTTGGGCCGGGCTTTTATCCGAGGCAACCATTGACATGGAGGACTTCCTCCAAATCGATGAAGTGCGCATCAAGAAGGACAACATCGCCGGTGTGGAGGTGCCCGAATTTGACGGGGTTCTCTTTAAAGAAATTCTCTATTCGCTCTTTGCTACCCCCGCTTGGATGGACAAAGCGCTCCAGGTATTGCGGCGCATGGTTGCGGCCAGAGAAGAGTTGCGCGTCCTGCAGGAGAAAGAGGCGCTCCTGAGAGAAGAATTACGCACCACCACCCAGCGGGTCAATCTCTTTGAGAAAAAACTCATTCCGGAACTCAAGGAAAACATTCGCAAAATCAAGATATTTCTCGGTGACGAAGAGACCGCCGCCGTCGGTCGAGCCAAGCTGGCCAAGGCCAAGCTCGTTCTGAAAAAGAAAGAGGTGGCATACGCATGA